Within the [Enterobacter] lignolyticus SCF1 genome, the region ATGACGGAAATCATCAACAGCCACAGCGATATGGAGATGGTCGCCACGGCGCCCGATCCGCTAGTCGCCCGGGATCTTATTAAAAAATTCAACCCGGACGTGCTGACGCTGGATGTCGAAATGCCGCGGATGGACGGTCTCGATTTTCTCGAAAAATTGATGCGCCTGCGGCCGATGCCAGTCGTGATGGTGTCGTCGCTGACCGGTAAAGGTTCCGAAGTGACGCTGCGCGCGCTGGAGCTTGGCGCCATCGACTTCGTGACAAAACCGCAAATCGGCATTCGAGAAGGGATGCTGGCCTACAGCGAAATGATTGCCGACAAGGTTCGCGCCGCGTCAAGGGCTCGTCTGAGCGCCCATAAGCCGCTGACGGCGCCGGTGGCGCTGAAAGCCGGGCCGATGCTGAGCTCGGAAAAGCTGCTGGCGATTGGCGCCTCAACCGGCGGCACCGAGGCGATTCGCCACGTGCTGCAGCCGCTGCCGCTGACCAGCCCGGCGATCCTCATCACCCAGCATATGCCGCCAGGGTTTACCCGCTCTTTTGCGGAACGTCTGAACAAGCTGTGCCAGATAACGGTGAAAGAGGCGGAGGACGGCGAGCGCGTGCTGCCGGGCCATGCCTATATCGCCCCCGGGGATAAGCATATGGAGCTGGCGCGAAGCGGCGCCAACTACCAGATCAAAATTCATGACGGCCCGCCGGTCAACCGGCACCGTCCGTCGGTCGACGTGCTGTTTCACTCGGTCGCCAAAAATGCGGGACGCAACGCCGTTGGGGTGATCCTTACCGGGATGGGCAACGACGGCGCGGCGGGAATGCTGGCAATGCACCAGGCGGGCGCCTGGACCATTGCGCAAAACGAAGCAAGTTGTGTGGTGTTCGGCATGCCGCGTGAGGCCATCAATATGGGTGGCGTCAGCGAAGTGGTCGATCTTAGCCAGGTAAGCCAGCAGATGCTGGCGAAAATCAGTGCCGGACAGGCAATACGTATTTAAGAGGAGTGAAGTTAAATGGCGGATAAAGAGCTTAAGTTTCTGGTTGTGGATGACTTTTCCACCATGCGTCGCATCGTGCGTAACCTGTTGAAAGAGCTTGGTTTCAATAACGTTGAAGAAGCAGAAGACGGCGTAGATGCGCTCAACAAACTGCAGGCGGGCGGTTTTGGTTTTGTTATCTCCGACTGGAACATGCCGAATATGGATGGCCTTGATTTGCTAAAAACCATCCGCGCCGATGGCGCAATGGCGTCCATGCCGGTGCTGATGGTGACCGCAGAAGCGAAGAAAGAGAACATCATCGCGGCGGCGCAGGCCGGCGCCAGCGGCTACGTGGTGAAACCGTTCACCGCGGCGACGCTGGAAGAAAAACTGAATAAAATCTTCGAGAAACTCGGCATGTGAGGCCTGCAGTGATGATACAACCCTCAATAAAACCCGCAGACGAACATTCGGCCGCAGATATCATTGCCCGTATCGGCAGCCTCACCCGTATGCTGCGCGACAGCCTGCGCGAGCTGGGACTGGACCAGGCGATTGCCGAAGCGGCGGAGGCGATTCCTGATGCCCGCGATCGTCTGGACTACGTAGTGCAGATGACGGCGCAGGCCGCAGAGCGTGCGCTGAACTGCGTCGAACTGTCGCAACCGCATCAGAACCAGATGGAAAAAGAGGCAAAAGCGCTATCTGGCCGCTGGGATGCCTGGTTTGAAAACCCGATCGAGCTGTCCGATGCCCGTGAGCTGGTGACCGATACCCGTCATTACCTGGCGGACGTCCCGGGCCACACCAGCTTCACCAACGCGCAGCTGCTGGAGATCATGATGGCGCAGGATTTCCAGGACCTTACCGGTCAGGTTATCAAGCGCATGATGGATGTGATTCAGGAGATAGAGCGCCAGCTGCTGATGGTGCTGCTGGAAAACATGCCGGAGCAGCCTGCGCGCGCGAAGCGGGAAAACGACAGCCTGCTCAACGGCCCGCAGATGGATACCTCCAAAGCGGGCGTCGTCGCCAGCCAGGACCAGGTCGACGATTTACTGGACAGCCTCGGTTTTTAACGGCGCTGATAAACCATCCCGTAAGGGATGGTTTTCCTCCCTATAAGGCAAATTAGCCTACAAATCCGCGCGTACTCTTCCTATCAGACGTTTTCTCCGCTGGCATTATGTCCTCAGAATTGTAACTGCGGGATGTTGTCTGTGGCCGACAATAGCGACAGCGAAGACAAAACAGAAGCCCCCACACCCCAACGGCTGGATAAAGCGCGTGAGGAAGGGCAAATTCCGCGATCCCGCGAGCTCACCTCTCTGCTGATTTTGCTGGTGGGCGTGTGCGTACTGTGGTTTGGCGGCGAGTCGATGGCGAGAAGGCTTGCCGCGCTGCTCTCTTCCGGTCTGCATTTTGACCACAGCATTGTTAACGATCCGAACCTGATCCTCGGGCAAATCATTCTGCTGATAAAGCAGGCGATGCTGGCGCTGCTGCCGCTGATAACGGGCGTAGTGGTGGTGGCTATCGTTGCGCCGATGATGCTCGGCGGCCTGGTCTTCAGCCCCAAGTCGCTGGCGTTTAAGTTCGACAAGCTGAACCCGCTGCCCGGCATTAAGCGCCTTTTTTCCGCCCAGTCGGCGGCGGAGCTGCTGAAAGCGATACTCAAGTCGGTGCTGGTGGGCTGCGTGGCCGGGACCTATGTCTGGTCGCACTGGCCGGACATGATGCGGCTTATCAGCGAATCGCCGCTGGCGGCGATGGGCAACGCGCTCAACATGGTGGGGTTGTGCGCGATGCTGGTGGCGCTGGGCGTGATCCCGATGGTGGGTTTCGACGTGTTCTGGCAGATCCACAGCCATATCAAAAAGCTGCGGATGTCGCGCCAGGACATTCGCGACGAGTTTAAGCAGAACGAAGGCGATCCGCACGTCAAAGGGCGTATTCGCCAGATGCAGCGCGCCGCGGCGCGCCGTCGCATGATGGGCGATGTGCCGAAGGCGGACGTTATCGTTACCAACCCGACGCATTACTCGGTGGCGCTGCAGTATGTGGAAGGCAAAATGAGCGCGCCGAAGGTGGTGGCGAAAGGCGCCGGGCTTATCGCGCTGCGCATCAGAGAGATAGGCCAGGAGCACCGGGTGCCTGTCCTTGAAGCGCCGCCGCTGGCGCGCGCGCTCTACCGCCATGCGGAAATCGGCCAACAGATCCCCGGCACGCTGTATGCGGCGGTCGCCGAAGTGCTGGCCTGGGTGTGGCAGCTTAAACGCTGGCGTCTGGCGGGGGGCGTTCCGCCGAAGAAACCTGAGAATTTGCCGGTGCCTGAGGCACTGGATTTTTTGAACGAGAAGGACACTGATGGCTAATCTGGTCGCAATGCTGCGTCTGCCCGGCAACCTCAAATCTACCCAATGGCAGGTTCTGGCCGGGCCGGTGCTGATTCTGCTGATCCTGTCGATGATGGTACTGCCGCTCCCGGCATTCGTCCTCGACCTGTTGTTTACCTTTAACATCGCGCTGTCGATTATGGTGCTGCTGGTGGCGATGTTCACCCAGCGCACGCTCGAATTCGCCGCGTTCCCGACCATTCTGCTGTTTACCACGCTATTGCGCCTCGCGCTGAACGTGGCCTCCACCCGTATTATCCTGATGGAAGGGCATACCGGCGCGGCGGCGGCGGGGAAGGTGGTGGAAGCCTTCGGCCATTTCCTGGTGGGCGGCAACTTCGCCATCGGCATCGTGGTCTTTATTATCCTCGTCATCATTAACTTTATGGTTATCACCAAAGGCGCCGGGCGTATCGCAGAAGTCGGCGCGCGCTTTGTGCTGGACGGGATGCCGGGTAAACAGATGGCGATCGATGCGGACCTTAACGCCGGGCTGATTGGCGAAGACGAGGCCAAGCGCCGCCGCTCTGAGGTGACGCAGGAGGCGGACTTCTACGGCTCGATGGACGGTGCGAGTAAGTTCGTGCGCGGCGACGCCATCGCCGGGATCATGATCATGGTTATCAACATCATCGGCGGCCTGCTGGTGGGGGTACTGCAGCACGGGCTGCCGGTGGGGAAAGCGGCGGAGTCCTATACGCTGCTGACCATCGGCGATGGCCTTGTCGCGCAGATTCCGGCGCTGGTTATCTCGACGGCGGCCGGCGTTATCGTTACCCGCGTGAGCACCGATCAGGATGTGGGCGAACAGATGGTCGGCCAGCTGTTCAGCAACCCGCGGGTGATGCTGCTCAGCGCCGCGGTACTCGGGCTGCTGGGCCTGGTGCCGGGGATGCCGAACTTTGTCTTCCTGCTGTTCACCGCGGCCCTGCTGGGGCTGGCGTGGTGGATCCGCGGCCGCGAGCAGAGCGCGCCGGTTGAAGCCGCGCCGGTACGGACGCAGGACAACCCGCAGGCGGTGGAAGCGACCTGGAGCGACGTTCAGCTGGAAGATACGCTGGGTATGGAGGTTGGCTACCGGCTGATCCCGATGGTTGATTTTCAACAGGACGGCGAGCTGCTGGGGCGCATTCGCAGTATTCGTAAGAAATTCGCCCAGGAGATGGGCTTCCTGCCGCCGGTGGTGCATATCCGCGACAATATGGATCTGCCGCCCGCGCGCTATCGTATCCTGCTTAAGGGCGTTGAGATTGGCAGCGGCGACGCCTACCCGGGCCGCTGGCTGGCGATTAACCCGGGCACGGCGGCGGGGACGCTGCCGGGCGAACCGACGGTTGATCCGGCCTTTGGGCTTGCAGCTATCTGGATTGAAAGCGCGCTGAAAGAACAGGCGCAGATTCAGGGCTTTACCGTCGTTGAATCCAGCACCGTGGTCGCCACGCACCTCAACCATCTGATCAGCCTGCACTCCGCCGAGCTGTTTGGCCGCCAGGAGGCGCAGCAGCTGCTTGACCGCGTAAGCCAGGAGATGCCGAAGCTTACCGAGGACCTGGTGCCGGGTGTGGTGACGCTCACCACGCTGCATAAGGTGCTGCAAAACCTGCTGGATGAAAAAGTGCCGATTCGCGATATGCGCACCATCCTTGAAACGCTGGCGGAACATGCGCCTGTCCAGACCGACCCGCACGAGCTGACCTCGGTGGTGCGCGTGGCGCTGGGCCGGGCAATTACCCAGCAGTGGTTCCCGGGCAGCGGCGAGGTACAGGTGATTGGACTGGATACGCCGCTTGAACGCCTGTTGCTGCAGGCGCTGCAGGGCGGCGGCGGTCTGGAGCCTGGGCTTGCGGACCGCCTGCTGGCCCAGACGCAAGAGGCGCTGTCGCGCCAGGAAATGCTCGGCGCGCCGCCGGTGCTGCTGGTTAACCACGCGCTGCGCCCGCTGCTGTCGCGCTTTCTGCGCCGCAACCTGCCGCAGCTGGTGGTGCTGTCTAATCTCGAACTGTCGGATAACCGCCATATCCGCATGACCGCGACCATCGGAGGGAAATAATGCGCGCACTGTTACTGCTTGCGCTGCTGCCGCTGTTTGCTCACGCCGCAGGCGAAGGGGCATGGCAGGCCAGCGGAATGGGCATTACGCTGAACTATCGGGGGCAGTCGGCCTCCTCTTCGCCGCTGGCGTCGCCGCAGCCGGTGAACGGGCTGATGACGCTGGTGGCCTGGCGCTATGAGCTGAACGGCCCGACGCCGGCCGGGCTGCGGGTGCGTTTGTGCTCGCAGAGCCGCTGCGTAGAGCTGGACGGACAGAGCGGCACGACCCATGGGTTCGATAGCGTCCCGGCGATTGAACCGCTGCGTTTTGTCTGGGAAGTTCCCGGCGGCGGCCGCCTGATACCGGCCCTCAACGTGCGCAGCAACCAGGTTATCGTCAACTACCGCTAGTTTCTCCCGCCAGCGTTGGCTTCTGCCGGCGGGCCCGCAAATGGCTGCGGCCGGCTATCCTCGGGGGCAAAAAGATGGTCGAGGATCTTGCGCATCACCGGCGCGGCGACCACGCCGTCGCTTCCTCCGTTTTCCAGAATCAATGCCACCGCCACCTGCGGATTTTTATACGGCGCAAAGGCCGTATAAAATACGTGATCGCGCAGGCGGGTAGGGATCATCTTCGCGTTGTAGGTCTGGTTCTCTTTCAGGCTGAACACCTGCGAGGTGCCGCTTTTTGCCGCAATGCCATAAGGCGCGGTATGGAAGAACTTATAGCCGGTGCCGTTCGGCGCATTGGCCATACCGAACATCGCCTGACGCACCAGGCTCCAGTATGGTGACGTGGCGTCGGCAATCTGCGTTTCATGCCCGGGCTCGCGGTAGGGGATGACCTTGTTACCGGACTCTTCATCTTTCAGCAGGTGAGGGGGAATAACCCGCCCGTTATTGAGCAACGCCACCATCGCTTTCACCATCTGAATCGGCGTGGCTATCCAGTAGCCCTGGCCGATGCCGACCGAGATAGTGTCACCCTGATACCAGGCCTTTTTATGCACCCGCGCCTTCCAGCTGCGGCCCGGCAGCAGGCCCGTATACTCTTCATTGAGATCGATCCCGGTGGGTTTGCCGTAGCCAAACTGGCTCAGCATAGTATCGATGCGATCGATGCCCATCATATAGGCCACCTGATAGAAGAACGTGTCGGCGGATTCTTCAATCGCCCTTGTGACGTCCAGCATGCCGTGACCGGTTTTTTTCCAGTCGCGGTAGTGGCGCTGGGTGCCGGGCAGCGTCCAGGTCGGCGCGCCAAAGAAGCGGGTCTGCGGGGTAATGACGCCGTCCAGCAGCGCCGACATCGCCATATACGGTTTTACCGTGGACGCTGGCGGATACAGGCCCTGCGTCACCCGGTTGATAAGCGGCAGGTTTTTATCCTGCAGCAGCGCATTGTAGTCCTGAGCGCTGATGCCCTTCACGAACGGATTCGGGTCGTAGCTGGGGTTGGATACCATGGCCAGCACCGAACCATCGTGCGGGTCCTCCACCAGCACCGCCGCGCGCTGGCCGACGAGCAGGCTTTCAATATATTCCTGCAGGCGCAGATCCAGCGTCAGGTGAATATCCTTTCCGGCGACAGGCGGCACGTCCTGCAGCAGCCGCACGATGCGGCCGTGGTTATCGACTTCGACCTCCTGATAGCCGGTTTTACCGTGCAGCGCGCTTTCGTAGTAGCGCTCAATGCCCTGCTTGCCGATGTTATGGTCGGCGGCGTAGTTTTCCGCGACCCCTTGCTTATCCAGCGCCTTCAGATCGCTGTCGTTAATTTTCGATACATAGCCCAGCACGTGCGCCAGCTCGGCGCCATAGGGATACTGGCGGTCCTGGTAGCTGTCGATGGTGACGCCGCTGAAGCGGAACTGGTTAACGGAGAAGCGGGCGATTTCGACGTCGGTCAGCGCGTTTTTCAGCACCACCGGGCGGTAGCGGCTGCTGGATTTTAGCGCTTTGCGGAACTGTTCAATATCCTCTGGCGTCAGGTCGACTATCGGCCTGAGCTGAGCCAGTAGCGCGTCCATATCGCTGATTTTATAAGGGGTAACGGAAATATCGTACCAGGTAACGTTCCTGACCAGCGGAATGCCGTTACGGTCATAAATAATGCCGCGGGTGGGTGCAACCGGCAGCATCTTGATGTCGTTTTCATTGGAGCGCGTGGTGTAATAGCGGTGCTCATCAACCTGCAGACGATAGAGATTGATAACCAGGATGCTAAAGCAGATTACGACCAGGCCGAAGGCCACAAGCACGCGACGAAGAAAGAGTTTTCTCTCCGCTTCATAGTCTCTGAATGTCATTACCGGTACCCAGTGTATAAGCCGCCTAATGATACGGACCGGCTACCGGTATGACAGACAAAAAATGTACCATCCCTCAGGCGAAATGTGACATTTTTTGTGAAGTGTTACAGCCTGAGTTCGCGACGGAGCTCAGGCTGATGATTGTCGGGCTAACTACATGCGTTCGACGGTCTCGATACCCAGCGTATCCAGGCCCAGCTTCAGGGTCTTCGCGGTCAGCAGCGCCAGCTTCAGGCGGCTGTTGCGAACCGCTTCGCTGTCTGCGGAGAGGATCGGGCAGTGCTCGTAGAAACCGGAGAACAGGCCCGCCAGATCGTACAGATAGGCGCACATGACGTGCGGCGTGCCGTCGCGAGCGACCACGGTCAGCGTCTCTTCAAACTGCAGCAGACGCGCCGCCAGCTGCGCTTCGCGATCCTCGCTGATGATGACCGCGGCGCTGGCCAGCGCGCTTTCCTCGATACCGGCTTTACGGAACACGGAGAGCACGCGGGTATAGGCATACTGCATATACGGCGCGGTATTGCCTTCGAAGGCCAGCATCAGATCCCAGTCGAAGATGTAGTCGGTGGTACGGCTTTTTGACAGATCCGCATACTTAACGGCGCCGATACCCACCGCATTGGCCAGTTTTTCCAGCTCGTCGGCAGGCATATCCGGGTTCTTCTCCGCTACCAGGCGACGGGCGCGGTCCAGCGCTTCGTCCAGCAGTTCGGAGAGCTTAATGGTGCCGCCTGCGCGGGTTTTGAACGGCTTGCCGTCCTTGCCCAGCATCATGCCGAACATGTGGTGTTCCAGCGGCACGGAGTCAGGCACATAGCCGGCTTTACGCACGATAGTCCACGCCTGCATCAGGTGCTGATGCTGGCGGGAGTCGATGTAGTACAGCACGCGATCCGCATGCAGGGTTTCGTAGCGGTATTTGGCGCAGGCGATATCGGTAGTGGTGTACAGATAGCCGCCGTCTTTTTTCTGGATGATAACGCCCATCGCTTCGCCTTCCTTGTTTTTAAACTCATCAAGGAATACGACGGTGGCGCCTTCGCTCTCCACGGCCAGGCCTTTGGCTTTCAGGTCGGCGACGATACCCGGCAGCATCGGGTTATACAGGCTTTCGCCCATCACGTCGTCGCGGGTCAGCGTCACGTTCAGGCGCTCGTAGGTTATCTGGTTCTGGGTCATGGTGATGTCGACCAGCTTGCGCCACATTTCACGGCAATACTCATCGCCGCCCTGCAGCTTCACCACGTAGCCGCGCGCGCGCTCGGCGAAGGCTTCATCTTCGTCGTAGTGCTTTTTCGCGTCGCGATAGAAACCTTCGAGGTCAGAAAGCGCCATTTCACCGGCGTTTTCCTGCTGCTGCTTTTCAAGCCAGGCAATCAGCATGCCGAACTGGGTGCCCCAGTCGCCGACGTGGTTGGCGCGGATAACCTTGTGGCCAAGGAATTCCTGGGTCCGCACAGAGGCGTCGCCGATGATGGTGGAACGCACATGGCCGACGTGCATCTCTTTTGCCACGTTAGGCGCGGAGTAGTCGATAACCACGGTCTGCGCGGGCTGTTTCGCCACGCCCAGGCGGTCGGAAGCCAGCGCGGCGTCAACGTGACTTGCAAGGAATGCCGGGTCGAGGAAGATATTGATAAAGCCCGGACCGGCGATTTCAACCTTGCTGGCGATGCCGTTAAGGTCGAGATGAGACAGCACCTGCTCTGCCAGTTGTCGCGGGGCCATGCCCAGTTTTTTCGCAACCGCCATCACGCCATTGGCCTGATAGTCGCCAAACTGTACTTTTGCTGACTGACGAACCTGCGGTTCGCAATCGGCAGGCGCGCCTGCCGCAATCAGGGCCTGACTGACTTTTTCTGAGAGAAGAGCCTGAATATTCACCGGAATACCTTACGTTGATGGCGCTGCATTCGTCTGCTGGCAGCGCCGGGATATGGACACGATAAGGCGCGATTATACTGCATTTGCCCTGCGCCGTCAGCCCTGCGAACGCGCTGTAAGACGAGGAAAAACAGCGCGCGATTAACGAATAACCATTCATTCGCCGCCGGGCGCAATCTTCATTTGGTGTGTCGTCGACAACAGGGTAGATTAGCGCTCTTTAGCCCGCCCGCAGAGGTAAAAATGACACACTGGCAGACCGTACCTGAACTGCATGATATTTCCGCAGATTTGCCGCGATTCACCGAAGCGTTAACAGAACTTGCCACCCGGCTGGGGCTGGATATTGCGCCGCTGTCCGCAGACCATATTTCCCTGCGCTGCCATCAGAACGCGACCGCCGAGCGCTGGCGTAAGGGATTTGAACAGTGCGGCGAGCTGCTGTCGGAAAACATCATTAACGGACGCCCCATCTGCCTGTTTAAACTGCGTCAGCCGGTATCGGTCGCCCACTGGCAGTTTGCGGTGGTAGAGCTGCCCTGGCCGGGTGAAAAACGCTATCCGCATGAAGGGTGGGAGCATATCGAAATCGTCCTGCCCGGCGAGCCGCAGACGCTTAACGCCCGCGCGCTGGCGCTGCTGGCGGATGGCGGGCTAAGCCAGCCCGGGATCGTCGTGAAAACCAGCTCGCCGAAAGGGGAGCGGGAGCGGCTGCCGAACCCGACGCTGGCGGTGACGGACGGCAGGGTGACGATTAAGTTTCATCCGTGGTCTATTGAAGCGATTGTCGCCAGCGAGGCAGGCGATGCAACAATGTGAGCTTACGCGAGATCTGCATAACGCAATCATGGCATGATGGCGCGTCAGTTAAAAAAGGAGAAGGTAATGGCTTTGCTGGAAATCTGCTGTTACAGCATGGAGTGTGCGCGTGAAGCGCAGCAGCAGGGAGCGGACCGCATTGAGCTGTGCGCCGCGCCGCTGGAAGGCGGATTAACGCCGTCGGCAGGCGTGCTTAAATCGGTGCGTCAGCAGGTGACGATTCCGGTGCATCCGATTGTCCGACCGCGCGGCGGCGATTTTTGCTACACCGAAGGGGAGTTCGCCGCCATGCTGGAGGATATTCGCACCCTCCGCGAGCTGGGTTTCCCGGGGCTGGTGACCGGCGTACTGAACGCCGACGGCCAGGTCGATCTTCCCAGAATGCGTCTGATTATGGAAGCTGCCGGTCCGCTGGCGGTGACGTTTCACCGGGCGTTCGATATGTGCGCCGACCCGCTGGAGACCTTCAGACAGCTGGCCTCGCTCGGCGTCGCACGGATCCTGACCTCCGGGCAGCAGCAGAGCGCGGAAAAAGGTCTTTCGCTTATCAGGGAACTTATTGCCGAAAGCCGTACTCCAATAATAATGGCTGGGGCAGGCGTCAGGGCGAATAACCTTACGCTGTTTCTCGAGGCTGGCGTGACGGAGCTGCACAGCTCGGCAGGTCAATGGCTGCCGTCGCCGATGCGCTTTCGTAACCCAGGGCTGTCGATGTCAACGGACCCGGATGCCGATGAATATTCCCGATACGCCGTTAACGGCGCGTCGGTGGCGGAGATGAAAACGATCGTCTCCCGCTACGCGAAATAACCGTTTTTTACCGCGCATCATGTCGCCCAATGTGATGCTTGTTTGTACCAGGCCCCTGCCATTTAAACAGGGGCCTTTTTTTATGCGCGAGATGTCAGGGCTTTCTGGCGATAATTACGGCGCGAAGCGGCGCCGGATAGCCTTCCACCGTTTTTGTACGGTCGTTCGGGTCGAGGAAATCGGCCAGCGATTCGGTGATCATCCAGTCGGTGCGGCGCTGCTCATCGGTGCTGGTGACGTTCATATCGACAATACGCACATCGACAAAGCCGCACTTCTCAAGCCACATCTTCAGCGCGGCCGCCGAGGGGATGAAGTAGACGTTGCGCATCTGGGCGTAGCGATCGCCGGGCACCAGCACGGTATTTTCATCACCGTCCACCACCAGCGTTTCCAGCACCAGTTCGCCATCCTGCACCAGCTGATCTTTCAACTGCCACAGATGGTCGAGCGGCGAACGGCGGTGATAAAGCACGCCCATTGAGAAGACGGTGTCAAACGCCTGCAGCGCCGGCATCTGCTCAATGCCAAGCGGCAGCAGATGCGCGCGCTGGTCGTTGCCCAGCAGCTTACGCACCGCTTCGAACTGGCAGAGGAACAGCTGCGTCGGGTCAATGCCCACCGCCAGACGGGCGCCTGCGCCCACCATACGCCACATGTGGTAGCCGCTGCCGCAGCCGACATCGAGGATAGTCCGGCCGGTCAGGTCAGAAAGATGCGGCAGCACGCGATCCCACTTCCAGTCGGAGCGCCATTCGGTATCGATATCCAGACCGTACAGCGAAAACGGCCCTTTGCGCCACGGCATCAGGTTGCGTAAGAGCTTTTCGATGCCCTTCAGCTGTCCGTCGCTGAGCGGCGATTCGCTCTGTGCGCTGACGCTGTGCAGGAGGTCCAGCTTCCACGGCTGCAGTTCGGGCAAGAACTCGACGGAGCGCGACCACTGCTTGAACTGGCCGTGGAGCGAGGCCTTTTGCCAGGCGGCAATCTGCGCGGGCAGCGTTTCCAGCCAGTGGGAGAGGGCCGGATCTTTGGCGATTAGCTGATAAAAATTACCGAAATCGATCATGCCGCTTCCCCGGCTTTCAGCGCCACGAGAGAGCCAAAGTTAAAGCACTGGAACCACAGCTCGCTGTGCTCAAAGCCCGCCTGATGCAGGCGCGCCTTGTGGGTTTCCACCGAGTCCGTCAGCATCACGTTTTCCAGCATATTGCGCTTCTGGCTGATTTCCAGCTCGCTGTAGCCGTTGGCGCGCTTGAAGTCATGATGCATGTTGAACAGCAGTTCGCCTACGGTCTCGTCCTCGAAGCTGAACTTTTCCGACAGCACCAGCGCGCCGCCCGGGTTCAGCCCCTGATAGATCTTCGCCAGCAGCGCCTGGCGCTCCGCAGGCGCGATGAACTGCAGGGTAAAATTGAGGACCACCAGCGAGGCGTTTTCAATGTGAATATCGCGGATATCGCCTTCGATGACGTCAACCGGCGTCGGCGCTTTCCAGGACTCAATGTGG harbors:
- the argS gene encoding arginine--tRNA ligase; its protein translation is MNIQALLSEKVSQALIAAGAPADCEPQVRQSAKVQFGDYQANGVMAVAKKLGMAPRQLAEQVLSHLDLNGIASKVEIAGPGFINIFLDPAFLASHVDAALASDRLGVAKQPAQTVVIDYSAPNVAKEMHVGHVRSTIIGDASVRTQEFLGHKVIRANHVGDWGTQFGMLIAWLEKQQQENAGEMALSDLEGFYRDAKKHYDEDEAFAERARGYVVKLQGGDEYCREMWRKLVDITMTQNQITYERLNVTLTRDDVMGESLYNPMLPGIVADLKAKGLAVESEGATVVFLDEFKNKEGEAMGVIIQKKDGGYLYTTTDIACAKYRYETLHADRVLYYIDSRQHQHLMQAWTIVRKAGYVPDSVPLEHHMFGMMLGKDGKPFKTRAGGTIKLSELLDEALDRARRLVAEKNPDMPADELEKLANAVGIGAVKYADLSKSRTTDYIFDWDLMLAFEGNTAPYMQYAYTRVLSVFRKAGIEESALASAAVIISEDREAQLAARLLQFEETLTVVARDGTPHVMCAYLYDLAGLFSGFYEHCPILSADSEAVRNSRLKLALLTAKTLKLGLDTLGIETVERM
- a CDS encoding VOC family protein, coding for MTHWQTVPELHDISADLPRFTEALTELATRLGLDIAPLSADHISLRCHQNATAERWRKGFEQCGELLSENIINGRPICLFKLRQPVSVAHWQFAVVELPWPGEKRYPHEGWEHIEIVLPGEPQTLNARALALLADGGLSQPGIVVKTSSPKGERERLPNPTLAVTDGRVTIKFHPWSIEAIVASEAGDATM
- the cutC gene encoding copper homeostasis protein CutC produces the protein MALLEICCYSMECAREAQQQGADRIELCAAPLEGGLTPSAGVLKSVRQQVTIPVHPIVRPRGGDFCYTEGEFAAMLEDIRTLRELGFPGLVTGVLNADGQVDLPRMRLIMEAAGPLAVTFHRAFDMCADPLETFRQLASLGVARILTSGQQQSAEKGLSLIRELIAESRTPIIMAGAGVRANNLTLFLEAGVTELHSSAGQWLPSPMRFRNPGLSMSTDPDADEYSRYAVNGASVAEMKTIVSRYAK
- the cmoB gene encoding tRNA 5-methoxyuridine(34)/uridine 5-oxyacetic acid(34) synthase CmoB yields the protein MIDFGNFYQLIAKDPALSHWLETLPAQIAAWQKASLHGQFKQWSRSVEFLPELQPWKLDLLHSVSAQSESPLSDGQLKGIEKLLRNLMPWRKGPFSLYGLDIDTEWRSDWKWDRVLPHLSDLTGRTILDVGCGSGYHMWRMVGAGARLAVGIDPTQLFLCQFEAVRKLLGNDQRAHLLPLGIEQMPALQAFDTVFSMGVLYHRRSPLDHLWQLKDQLVQDGELVLETLVVDGDENTVLVPGDRYAQMRNVYFIPSAAALKMWLEKCGFVDVRIVDMNVTSTDEQRRTDWMITESLADFLDPNDRTKTVEGYPAPLRAVIIARKP
- the cmoA gene encoding carboxy-S-adenosyl-L-methionine synthase CmoA; the encoded protein is MSHRDTLFSAPIASLGDWTFDERVAEVFPDMIQRSVPGYSNIISMIGMLAERFVKPRTQVYDLGCSLGAATLSIRRNIAHEGCNIIAIDNSPAMVERCRRHIESWKAPTPVDVIEGDIRDIHIENASLVVLNFTLQFIAPAERQALLAKIYQGLNPGGALVLSEKFSFEDETVGELLFNMHHDFKRANGYSELEISQKRNMLENVMLTDSVETHKARLHQAGFEHSELWFQCFNFGSLVALKAGEAA